The Anopheles gambiae chromosome 2, idAnoGambNW_F1_1, whole genome shotgun sequence genomic sequence CATGATAGACATGCTGCGAAAGTCCCCACACACAGTCCTCAGCACTGCTATTTATTCTTTTGACTGTTTGTTTAGCATACAATAATGACTCCACATTCCTTCGATCCTTTCCTGAGTAAAAAACAACCGGCTGGTAACATCGATCAGACAGACACGTCGGACGACGGACGATCTTCGAGCCTCGCCACGGCAGCCGCGAGGCCAACGTTGAGGTTCTgagttttaattgaattaagcTTGATTAAAATCATGCTCCGGGCTACACTGCCAGCCGCTTGCCATTGAGAAAGATCGACTTGTAGTTCCGTCCAACATGATGATGCGTCTTCCACTCGATCGTGGCACGGAAATATGGTTATATGGTTTGTCAATGGGCATCGTTGTTGATGCTGCACCATCCAGATTCCATGCCGGATTAAGCACGAGCAACACAGCATGATGGGTATGCGGGTGCGCTCACAAACATGCATGCGACAGCTATTTTCTCTCCCCTACAAGCCGTGAAAGACCGTTGAATGTTCCGACGCGTACACACTCGTTCCAGGTTTGGCATATAATGTACACACAGGCCGCTTACTGAattacacaaacactcacacgcacgAGTTTTATATCGTATCTTGCCCGGGAGAAAGTTTCGCCAATTTATTATGactaaagaaagaaaagtacACACAATAAACAATCGCAATGGTTTGGTTCGAGATATGGGCTGACAATGATATTTGTGCACTTTCCCCTATTTGCTTAATTTATACCCCGAAATACCTCGAAATGGAGGAAGGTTCGCTTCTTCCCTTTCGATGATAGCTTCGTTTCCTGTGATAAGCCGTAAAATAAGATATTGTGCCTTAcctaacttttttttctgtttttgttttggtaaacGTATTTACatgtatttctttttcttcttctttcctttccaatTACAGCTCGAGAGAACGTCATGGGATTATAGCACGGTGACACTTTCCCGTGTGACCGGCTACGGGTTCGGCATAGCAGTTTCCGGCGGCCGTGATAATCCACACTTTGCCAACGGTGATCCGTCGATCGCGGTTAGCGACGTGCTGAAGAATGGTCCCGCCGAGGGCCAGCTACAGTGAGTGCTTTCTTGCGTGTTTCGTACAAATAGGAAATGGCAATATGTTGACAAACGGTCCCGTCAACATTTACATCCACTTTGCATGCTCactcgatctctctctctctctatctcttcttCACAGAGTTAACGATCGCATCATTTCCGTGAACGGTGTGTCGCTGGAAAACGTAGAGTACGCCACGGCCGTACAGGTGCTGCGTGACAGTGGCAACACGGTGACACTGGTGGTGAAACGGCGCGTACCAAATCACAGTCTGATGCATCCACTTCCTGGTGCGAATATGCACGGCATGGCTGggcccggtggtggtggcggcggcggcggcggtggtggtatcGGTATGTCCGGTGGACCACCAGGGGGACCCAGTGCTGGTGCGATGGGTGTGGGCATGCCGGCTGGCGTAGCTGGCATGAATtcccatcagcatcagcacaGCATCAGCTCCACTGGTCTGGGGCTCGGTGCGAATAATGGATCTCAGCAGCAAATCAAAGTGATCGTCacgaaggcaaacaaaaaggaCGACTTTGGTATCGTGCTTGGCTGCCGATTGTTTATTCGGGTAAGCTGATGGAAAGGcaaaaatggtttgttttggatGTGAGCGTGGGTCTAATGCGCGATACCTTCATGCTTCTTCTCCGCAGGAAATATCTTCCAAAACGAAAGATCAGCTGGCGGCCAACGGGTACTCGCTGCAGGAAGGTGATCTGGTGACGCGCATCCACAACACCAACTGCAACGACTCGATGAGCCTGAAGGAGGCGAAGAAAATCATTGACGGTTGCAAGGAGCGGCTAACGCTCGCGGTGCTCCGTGAACCGAACGGCATTGCCGGGGGCTTTGGTGGGGGTgcagccggtggtggtggtaccgcTTCCGGTATGCAATCGCCCGTCTACTCGCACACAGCCCAGGTGTCCAACTGTAGCAACATGGACGAGAACTATCTCAACGGGACCGGCGGCGGTTCGTACTCTGGTCAGAATTTATACGTACAACCCCCAACCAGACCGTCCGCGATGAGTACGCTGCTGGCGGACGATAAAAGCAATCTTACACCGCGGGGCCGATCCAGGGGACCGCTGACGGATATATcgctgcagcagctcgatcGCCCCAGCACACCGCCGGGAACGTCCAGTCGGACGGCGGACGGGGCAGGTCATTCGCGATCGCGCAGCGTTGTCGATGAGCCGCCGAGGCCACCGCCCCCACGGGGAGAAGACTTCTACGCCACGCGCCGTCAGCTGATGGACGAGAAGCCACCGACTACCGAACCGCGGTACATCACATTCCAGAAGGAGGGCTCGGTCGGTATCAGGCTAACGGGCGGCAACGAGGTCGGCATCTTTGTGACGGCGGTACAGCAGAACAGCCCCGCCTCGGCCCAGGGCCTGGTGCCGGGCGACAAAATCCTAAAGGTGAACGATATGGACATGAACGGAGTTACCAGGGAGGAGGCCGTCCTCTTTCTGCTCAGCCTGCAGGACCGCATCGAGCTGATCGTGCAGTACTGCAAGGAGGAGTTCGACAGCATTACCGCCCAGCAGCGCGGTGATTCGTTCCACATCAAGACGCACTTCCACTGCGATGCCCCGACAAAGGGCGAGCTGTCGTTTAAGGCCGGTGACGTGTTTCGGGTCATCGACACGCTGTACAATGGTGTGGTCGGTGCCTGGCAGGTGCTGCGAATTGGACGCGGCCACCAAGAGCTCCAGCGGGGCGTCATTCCGAACAAGGCACGAGCGGAAGAGCTCGCCACGGTGCAGTTTAACGCGAGCAAGAAAGAGCTCAACGCATCCGAGTCGCGCGTAAGCTTCTTCCGAAGACGCCGCTCGACGCACCGCCGCTCGAAGTCGCTGTCGCGCGAAAACTGGGACGATGTAGTGTTCTCGGACGCCATCTCCAAGTTCCCGGCGTACGAGCGGGTCGTGCTGCGCCATCCGGGCTTCGTGCGCCCGGTGGTCATTTTCGGCCCGGTGGCGGACATAGCGCGCGAGCGATTGATGAAAGATTTCGCCGACAAGTATACGGCCCCATTGCAGGACGACGATAAGGGCTCGTCCAAGTGCGGTGGCATTGTGCGCCTGTCGAACATACGCGACATCATGGACCGGGGCAAGCATGCGCTGCTGGACGTGACGCCGAATGCGGTCGACCGGCTGAACTACGCCCAGTTCTACCCGATAGTGATATTTTTGAAGGCGGACACCAAGCACACAATCAAGCAGATGCGCCAGGGGCTGCCCAAGTCGGCGCACAAGAGCAGCAAGAAGCTGTTCGAGCAGTGCCAAAAGCTGGAACGCGTCTGGTCGCACGTCTTCAGCACAACGATCAATCTGAACGATCCCGACACCTGGTACCGGAAGCTGAGGGACTcgatcgatcagcagcagAGTGGTGCAGTGTGGATGTCCGAGACCAAGGTAAACCCATCCTGCTGCCCCCTTCCGTGGCGTCCTATGGTGGTAGTGGTTGATATgggatttctttctttctttggagTAGTTGGTACTTGGTGGGAGAGTTTGTGGGATAGGACATTTTTTCTCTTAAATTTCAGATTTCATACCGAATACACGAGTGCGTGTAAATCGTTCATACATAAGAACGCTACATGTTGGATAATTGTGttcaattttatatttaaatttgacGTTACATGCGGTGGAAGTACATGCACATCTTGCTGAGCTGATATAGAATCATGCCTAATTACGTTacattgtttcttcttttcttacaTTTATCATTTGGTGTTGGTCGGTGTACGTGCGGTCCTTCTTAAACTTTCCTACTTTTGTTCGTGTCGTTCGTGTTTCTTGCCATCCCTAAATCATGATTCCTAACATTCGCTAGCGGGTGGAATTGGCGTCCGATATCTTTCTACCCTATCTTCCTCCTCCATGCCCACTGTCGTGCTGTAACTATGTGTCCCCTCTACCGCCTGCCAAAATTAGTGTTGGAGCAATGTCCAGAAATCCCTACCGCTACTCGCTACCCGCTTCAAGcttcaacaactcgctgaccGCCCACTCAGTCCCCATTGCTGCACAATATGGACCACAGCCTAATTACGCTAACCACTTCAATGCTATCAAACCTATCGCATCCATTCCCACGCAATCGCTGCAAAACTGTCGACCAAACACTGTACTCGGTAGTGAgatcggtggtggtgctgctgctgctgctgctcaaatGATGCATTCCGATGCCCGGATGGCATCCCCGTCGGTCGGCGGACGACGACCGGGAAGGATGGGCTACAGCGCTGGGTTGCATCATTCGACACCAACGATCCGGCGCTCGACTGTCAGCCTGCATGCATCCTCGTCCTATGGTGGTAAATCGTCTACAGCAACAACCGGCAGCTCGGAACAGCTGCTGTATGACGACGAACAACCAGCGGCGACGATAGGCATTGACAACAGTGGCCGATCGACTAATGCCACCGTTCACGCTACCCCGTACTATCACAATCCCGACCACTTGCAGCTGCACGATCGTACTCGATCGTACACAAATGTTACTAATGCTACTAACAATGGTCATGGCGTTGGAAATGGCTTCGAAAACGAGTATTCCATTAACGGCTCTAGACCGGCTGCGGCCGGTGGTTCTTTGCGTGGCTCTAACAACCTAACCTCCGTTGATGTTAACGGAAATCACGTACAAGATCAAAACCAGTTCATTGCTTACATTGATAACTAACGTAATTGAATGCAGCTTACGGGTTGCTGCCGTTGGATTATTTTCATTCGCTGGAAGGTTTACAATACTTGTGTACAATTTATAAACGAATAGCACTTTGATGTATTATACACACTTGTTTAACATGCGTATCACCAGCCTTAGCATTACTAACAATGTTTGCATGCTCCTATTAGGGTATTGTTATCATTTCAATACTTCAATATTCTCATGATTGACCTTTGAACGAATCTAACAGTGTGATtttttctgtctctttttaatttcatataTATACTCATTCGACATACGCTTCTACATATGAAAAACACATTACTGTGTGCCCAAAAAATACTGTCCCCCGTGGCTGTACAACGAAACAACAATCGTGTTTGTTGAAACTAACGCCAAACATACATTTATAAACGCTACATCTACTATACTAtatccgtgtgtgtgcgctgaaaatcccttcccttttttatAATGATTGTATCCTTTCCCTTGTATAATTATGCTATTCAATCATGCTCCTTTTTGTCGCGAACAATGCGGTACTCAACCTGTAACGCTATCCCCGTCGTATGTGAATCCACCCCTCCCTTTCCTATCCGTTGTATTTGTGGGCCGGTTCTGTCATCAACCCGCAGCCGGTAGAATCCCTGTCCGATGATTTCCTTTTCCCCATGACCACATCCCGTCTTTCTTACGCCTCGAGCCCCGAGTCGGACCTGGAGCTGAGTCCGGGCCCGTCAGCGTCACTATCGCTGGGCAACTTGCCACAGTTAGTGAAATCCAGCTCCGATCCATCGATTGCCACTAATCAGGATAACTTGGATAGGGATAGAGAACTCGGTGACGGCATGCCACCACCATACACGGTAAGCTAACAGCATCTCCATTATATGGTTTACGATATCTTTATATTTATACCAGACTGAGTATGCTGAATAAGGATTTCCATTCTTTAAATTATGCattctttcatttctttcatatttgcaaaatatgtaTCGGCCAATGCTGTGTCCGTGGCGGATCATAATTTGTAAAAGTCACAATTCGTTATTAATATCAACATCATTCTCTCTAATATTAAGTCATTCATCCTCATTTGGCTAATGTGTGACTAAAATATGCATACGTTAAATAGAACAAGAAAATAgtagattaaataaataacttttCTCTCCAATtacctccctctctctttacGGCTACATCGCACGTAAAGAATCCCTACGAACATGGGCCACACTCTCGGCGAATGACCGTGGATAATAAGTACGGATTTTCATCGAGCAAAAATGGAGTAGGAGGCGGACCGTCCATGAACCCTGAAGATGCCATTTACGGTTCTTCCACATCACGACCAGCGCCACCACTTCAGGGAACAGCGAATGGGCCACATTTCGGTACAGGTAAGAGTCTGCCGGCTTTGCACATAACGCTCAGTCCAACCATTTGCCATCGTGTCCATTGCACAGTTCCAGATCTGCCACCCCGTATTGATAGAGCGTCCAAACCGGCGAACGCCCCCGGTGCGCCCAGTACGTCCGGTTCTTCCTTGCCATCACGCAACTCAAGCTCGGGCGGAACGCTCGGCCGTTCGGCACAGGAACGATTGTTCGGCAATGGCAAGCAATCGTCCACCGATGCGCTGCATGATCCCACGTCGTCCGCGCAGGATGAGTACAGCAGTAGAAATCAGCTGCTGGGGCTCGGAGCAGGCGACAAGCGGCCAACGCTTCCACCGATGGTGAACGGAGGAACGACAGCACCCGGCGCTGCTAGTTCGCTAGAGCGTAACCCGAATGCTAACACATCGCTGGATcgtagcggcggcggtggcggtggcggtcgcTCAGCTGGCCATCATCATCCCGGCAACAATCCACAAAACACATCGGGCAAAGCGAACGGATCTTACGACAGCGTTTCCAGCTACGATTCGTACAACACGTCATCGCAGCTGACCGCACAGAATATGAGGTTAGGACCCAATGCACCCGATGATCTGAAATCGGTGCCCAAGTAAGTCTATACCGAATTTCCGCCTGGCAAgcaatggtttattttttgtttcacttttggACTGCTTGTTTATTCTAGCCATTTAAATTTGCTTTCAAATTAGACTGTTTAGTTCATTCCTTAAGCGTTGATATTCTTTTAGTTGTTTGTACTATAGAAGTGCCTTGTAAAATTTGTGTCGAATATGGTTGCCACAAATtctaattttatattttcctcTTTGCTCCCAATTTTTCTCATCGTTGTAGCAGTCGCAATGGAGCCCATGCAATGGGAGCAAATGTTTCCGGGTTGTCAGACTATGGGCGGAATCCTGCGCTAAATAACGCCCCGTCCGACATGCTACTCACCACGGCTAGAAGTAACTATAACGGTTTGTTATTATCATGTCGATGAGCAACGACCAACATGCACAGTAAATAATGTTAATTATATTTCTCCTTCAAGGTACAGGAGTGCATGAAACATTAACGCAACGGAACTCGGGCGATCGTACGGCCGGAGGTATGAACATGCCCCAAAGACCAACCAATCTTGTGCTTGACAGTCCCAGAAAGCATATTATTGAAACGAAAACGGATTACGGGAAGTATAGGTAAGCAACACAATtgcatttatgtttttttttcgatataCTGCATATATGTTGTTAGGCTCGAACGATCATGATGTAGGTTAGTACCGCCGGCGGATTCGAACGATATGATTGatggctttgtttttctttcatgctGCATTATTACGTATTGTTCTTGCGAACTGATGAAGGTCGCGACAACAGATGCGGGAATATCTGTTTATAAACAAATCGCAACCCAATCTACACTACCACACAATGTGCTGCCCGCACAGGCGTAGATTAGTTCATTCCAAGTACGATACCCTAGTTTGAGCGCTGGACGTTTCCGCTCGGCAGGAAAGCCACGGAAAGCCACGGTTCAATTGTTTCTAGTTCCACTATTATTTGCAATGTTTCCATTTATCTGCGGGACTTCTTCCGTTTTGGACTGTTCAAAGGTATTTTCATGCGAATTATGCGGCTTTTGGTCATACTGTTCATGCGTTCCTTCATTTTAGAAAGCACCGAttgttatttcattttatgttttataaatGTTGTCGTTTTTTATCTTGTCTACACTTCATCACACCATTCTATTGAGCAATGTCACATGAATGCCCCCTTTATCCCGGTTTCAGCTTCCGGTAACTTTTTCCCCACTTCCCAGTTAGTTGAACACGCGTACAACGCTCACCATTGTATGAACATGTTCAGCTGTGCACAAATTGTTTAAACACATCCCATGGTCTAATTAGAGCTATTTTTAGAGCATCTTGGTTGAACGAGGTTTTGAATCACCATAACTAACTGAATTTATCTAtgtctttgttttattaatcGGTATAGTCGAAATAATTCAGCATCGCAGGCAGATTACTCCAAACCTAACAAAGGACCGTCGATGATTGGCTCGCCAGGACCGCCACCGGGTGCGATGGGAGCGAATATGGGCAATGGCGCACCGTTTAAGCCTGTTCCACCGCCTAAACCCAAAAACTATCGGCCTCCTGTTGGAGGTTCCGGTAGTAACGGCGCCGGAATGCACCATTCCGGACAGTGGGATAATGGGGTAAGCATAATGTTTGTAAAGCTGATTGTGAAGAGGCATCTATTAATGGTTACACTATTTTCACATTCTACAGGAACCGATTTCACCTCGCTCGCCGGATGGTTTCTATTATCCTCCCATGGCGTCATCGCATTACCATCAGGGCATGGCTCACAATGTACCAAGCTCGCCGAATAACGGTGGGTCCCACGCACCGGGCATGCATCCGTACAATCCGTACACGGTCGGCAATGGTGCGAACGGTGGCAACGGAGGCCCCATGTACAACGGAAACGCCAACGGTAGTCATTCGTATATGAGCAATGGTGTCAGGGACATGGGGGCAATGGGGGCAAGCAATGGTTATAACAACGGGAACGCACAATACCCCTACGGCAATACTTACATGCATAGAGGTAATGGGGCTGGAACTCATGGCATAGGTAACAACACGCATTTACATTTACACtcgcaatacacacacacccgcacactGACCAACCAAATAGTTCGAAACTCTTCCACTAACCCTTCGTACCTACCATCACCTTGCCACTTATCAACCTTATATCCCCCATTCCTTTCCTTGACATGTATGATTTGTCCTTTAATTCTTAAATGCATGATTCAGTGGAAATGTTCAACATCGCAAGCAATCCAAAGGGAAAGCAAACTCTTTTATGATaagattttaaataataaaaccacACAACATATTCGGGGTACAATAACGTAATAACGCCTTTGTGAATACTTTCCAACACCTAccatttgatttaaaataataattacctATAGCTATCTGTTGCACAGCCAACCTCACTTCATGTTTCCACTAGAAAGCAAATATCAGTTGGAGGAGTCTATTTTCATTTCTTAACTCATGCATTTAAGCGTTGGAATGCCTTTTTTCTTTACACGTGGCTTACAGAATGAGACTAATCAATAATGTTTGCTCCCTAGGCAACATGCCAGCATTACATCCCTCCGATCGACACGCACTCGATCTCGCCGGTAGCCGAGAGCAACGCGGATCTGCCTTCGAGCTATACCGCAAACCGCAACTGGGTACGATGGTTGGGCACCACCACAACATACGGTAAGTACTGCACACATTGCGTTACTTCCTTCACATTTGGCCTCACATTTTTCTTCGGATTCATTCCCTCGTTTGCTAACTCAAATCTGCTCCCAAGGACGGACTTAACTTTCCACTGCTACCATTACATACCTCGATAGAAGAAGGACCATGCGATCTTACcgacatttgtttttttttcctttactAACTGTACGAGGCTTTACCGGAAAAAGACATATCGTACAAACTTGTACGAAGACCGTGGCAAAAACACGACCGTGTCATACTTTCGTGTCGCACTCTATACAAGCATGTTGTACTTTTACTACATCAGCTACATGGTGGACTAAGGAAACATGGACATACGTGCCTGCATTCGTATCTAACCACGGCAAATGGCGTTGTGACTTATACAGCTATTATACTAACTATAAAAAGTTTATCGAGAATATTGTTAAACGCTTTTTCCTCTCGCGGCCATACTTGACACTTGTTAAGACCTCCTGCGACTGGTTAATTGATTCGCTTTAAATCGCTTTCATAATGCGTCCTTACTTACGACATACGACTAAATTACGTACGACCGTTGACCGGTGCCAATAAAGGAGCAAAACTCTTTGTCTAAATTCAACGACACAACACATCCCCTATCGAATCCAAACATCTTTATCATTCTACCCTTTGAAGCAACGATGAACATTGGAAAATTCAAGTCAACCGTTTTACCTTTCCGCACGACACAGATCGCACTAACTTTTACcctcatttttgttttctttttctgtctgAGCagtgtatttaaaaaatattctacTTTGTGTATTCTACCGTTAGTTGGTTGCCAACTTTTCTACTCCCAGTGATGGCCTTTCAAGACTCTTTTGCTTAATATAGTTACTGCTTCTAAAAGCTGGTATCGTTGAAAACTGTCTTTAAAATAGCATAACGATGGCATGTACATAATTGCTGACTTTCTTTGGAGGAATggattaaaaacaaaagaagaataTGTAATAAATGAgtggctttttgttgttttgagattgaaaaaagtcaaaattttaaacagaagaaaaacagcGGCGCTGCTTTAGCTCGCCTTTTCCAACCGCCTGGCACTTACATACTAACCAACAGCTTCACATGTTTTCTgcaaataacatttaaaatacTGCTTTTATTGCGGTCACAATCCACAACCAGGCAAAACGAGTACATTGGCTAGACCTTTGTGTATGAGATGTGAAGCTTGCCATAGTTTCATTTGCCTTTTCTTCCAAAGTTTTCTTTAACCCGCTGGTTATCGTTTCTACTCTCTTTTTCCGTACTTCCGTTTCTCTACATACTAATTACCATTAGCTAGTGGTATTTCctcctaaatgtatgcaatcggcTAAACAGGACGGGCTTAGGTAAATGTTAATGTAGTAGGCTGATGGGAATAGGTTAATTTGTATTACGTATTAAATATTGAACGAACGTATGGTtgtgctgtgtatgtgtgtctgcgtgtttgtatgtgtgtgcgtgagtatGAGAGTGGTTGCGTTTATATTTCTGCTCCATATTGTGTGTATCGAGCATAATGATCTGTACTTTGAGAGCTCTTCACGAAAGCGCGAATAGATCGTGCTACATTCGTATCTGTTTTTTCGAACGATTAGCTATGATAAACAAGAACTGAACGTTGCGTTTTCCACTGGAACCCAATATATCTGATAGCATagaaaagcgaacaaaacaaatgggggaaaaagttAGTGCATGCAGTC encodes the following:
- the LOC1274206 gene encoding uncharacterized protein LOC1274206 isoform X1; translation: MADETGEVRSLLMRHRLSIVRDLIGTSLVQVLLKAGVLTVAQEEQLTGEPSLDARCDQLIELIARDGFEKFKQFCYAIESECSQLISDLINDKLSQAEEELQEEQVGVGYGGGGANISAGVPLNIGAVHPAIVQPGDPEPVVASFVNADGTDMSGVTHDDSSLKNGRDTIDSNRSRRSTSYCGTSTPTPTTVPIGNTVSSRRSSLISATVSAASSQQQHQQQPPPIPQLPSKALVGSAAAHIELGESKFAVSNNNFNNSALSSSSSSSNNQSNNNHQPSNGGSVAGSATVNGGVPDASVLSSIRQALGQGHHLPPSNKRLQKSESAAYSYFNPKRFSSPPFGEILGGTTDRRLNLKNKTASLFRSKSKKEQRTYRSVNDAIEVLADQVVEDEKALERTSWDYSTVTLSRVTGYGFGIAVSGGRDNPHFANGDPSIAVSDVLKNGPAEGQLQVNDRIISVNGVSLENVEYATAVQVLRDSGNTVTLVVKRRVPNHSLMHPLPGANMHGMAGPGGGGGGGGGGGIGMSGGPPGGPSAGAMGVGMPAGVAGMNSHQHQHSISSTGLGLGANNGSQQQIKVIVTKANKKDDFGIVLGCRLFIREISSKTKDQLAANGYSLQEGDLVTRIHNTNCNDSMSLKEAKKIIDGCKERLTLAVLREPNGIAGGFGGGAAGGGGTASGMQSPVYSHTAQVSNCSNMDENYLNGTGGGSYSGQNLYVQPPTRPSAMSTLLADDKSNLTPRGRSRGPLTDISLQQLDRPSTPPGTSSRTADGAGHSRSRSVVDEPPRPPPPRGEDFYATRRQLMDEKPPTTEPRYITFQKEGSVGIRLTGGNEVGIFVTAVQQNSPASAQGLVPGDKILKVNDMDMNGVTREEAVLFLLSLQDRIELIVQYCKEEFDSITAQQRGDSFHIKTHFHCDAPTKGELSFKAGDVFRVIDTLYNGVVGAWQVLRIGRGHQELQRGVIPNKARAEELATVQFNASKKELNASESRVSFFRRRRSTHRRSKSLSRENWDDVVFSDAISKFPAYERVVLRHPGFVRPVVIFGPVADIARERLMKDFADKYTAPLQDDDKGSSKCGGIVRLSNIRDIMDRGKHALLDVTPNAVDRLNYAQFYPIVIFLKADTKHTIKQMRQGLPKSAHKSSKKLFEQCQKLERVWSHVFSTTINLNDPDTWYRKLRDSIDQQQSGAVWMSETKPVESLSDDFLFPMTTSRLSYASSPESDLELSPGPSASLSLGNLPQLVKSSSDPSIATNQDNLDRDRELGDGMPPPYTNPYEHGPHSRRMTVDNKYGFSSSKNGVGGGPSMNPEDAIYGSSTSRPAPPLQGTANGPHFGTVPDLPPRIDRASKPANAPGAPSTSGSSLPSRNSSSGGTLGRSAQERLFGNGKQSSTDALHDPTSSAQDEYSSRNQLLGLGAGDKRPTLPPMVNGGTTAPGAASSLERNPNANTSLDRSGGGGGGGRSAGHHHPGNNPQNTSGKANGSYDSVSSYDSYNTSSQLTAQNMRLGPNAPDDLKSVPNSRNGAHAMGANVSGLSDYGRNPALNNAPSDMLLTTARSNYNGTGVHETLTQRNSGDRTAGGMNMPQRPTNLVLDSPRKHIIETKTDYGKYSRNNSASQADYSKPNKGPSMIGSPGPPPGAMGANMGNGAPFKPVPPPKPKNYRPPVGGSGSNGAGMHHSGQWDNGEPISPRSPDGFYYPPMASSHYHQGMAHNVPSSPNNGGSHAPGMHPYNPYTVGNGANGGNGGPMYNGNANGSHSYMSNGVRDMGAMGASNGYNNGNAQYPYGNTYMHRGNGAGTHGIGNMPALHPSDRHALDLAGSREQRGSAFELYRKPQLGTMVGHHHNIRDMEPMMSIHEFNQHQQHLMHQERMRQLQQQPLPPIPRPPPPTSRGPYPGHDPSLPPELPAKPPKKNILKSPLKAIKNAFIKSTRPLRRQVSLAGDSDKKSLRPILKRQHSMMEPRSARMRMPDQQHQQLYDQQRSMYAQEMQQQAYYNDPRYGSSYQGPYSPQPNRSYQRHEPYYPKDGNSTYQNLEMESMYGNSQGRGGYYDQQSEGPGYYPTDENLYANRALIELERSRAPLGPGATVSTLGRRIVRRHSMADRTAPSPSFNQLNRRRMGSERAPHHASIVDHHRTAMANANVSRGSSAHDESIYQSKSGSFLYNEAREHNRRAFEDPVYQSRREMHRDHLYQSKQQMQDRIQQSRMVEMVAPAQTQPQPPHGSSPASGNGSSSVGGTTTSAASDRFLRSQGLTGGGGTASGSNSSSPNSPSSSSCKSGYSSSRNGGEMRERRTQMRDQIYQSRKEAMESMAEPVYVSRRELKHEPIYESKNENESASVASAGGAVDAPVSEMQGLRLNLPEPFAGENSGQKAKTEQPEASSKHTTPSTPSTGRKPQDLSAPLAAEEDDDVEDDEEQHEQSDERTLTVSNQNDSVFEKLAMGVVPSPGSPVATSSPVPSALGTPKSIRATHISNFLKRTAPPVMPPPPPPPTALNRPSLPPSEEAGPATAAVYASRTSIETQYTSTATGSQMSLPIGPPNATSTPFASELSLGLPPPRQPITRRGLFDASGGSLADPIWNVSLQIPPGAIPPGVQQEIYFTVTDPRLSESVGGPPLDMENGETMLSPLVMCGPQGTEFLKPVTLNIPHCAGRTASLGLSLKATDSEKNLQTDWEDIDLPSNTAAHTVSVKVDHF